The genomic stretch GCAATGCGATGGACGCAAGGACACGCGCCGCCAGCAGTTCTCTACGCAAATTCAATCTGAGTTTGCCTGGAATCCGCACTCTCCGATTTCGTTGATCTCGAGCGTCTTTCTTGTGTGCCGCGCTTTCCAGCTTTCGTTCCGCGTTTCGATCTGGCCGTGCCCCCACGGGACTGTCCGAACACTTCAACCGGCGAAAAGCCAAATGCCGCAATGGTCGCTCGCACTTCTTCGAGCGCAGGCCCATATTCGTTGCGCTTCGCTTCCTCAATTCTGCGATCTAGTTCCTCGAGCTGCTTCGAGAGCTCGCTGTACTTCGACATACGCCACTCCTTAACGTGACAAGGTAGTTTACCTCGAAAATCTGTAGCCCGGAGGGTACGGATTCCGCTTCGGGAATGGTGAGGACTTCCAGGATGGTGCGTGTTTCCAGGAGTCAAGAGCAGTGGAGATGTGGTCAACCCGTCGCAAAGGTGAGGACTTCCAGGAGAGCGAATGACCGAAGGAACGGTGAATGTTTCAGGCAGTCCAGCATCACCCGAAGTAATCGAGCAGTGCCAACACAAGTGGATTTCTGGCTGGGTAGGGATCGGGGTGGGTAACAATAACCTATCAAGGGCCCGTGATTATTGCGAAACTGCATGCAGCCTGGCTGTGGGTAAGCCAGCGCTCGCCCAGTAGAAGCTTGTCTCATTGGTGATTAGTTCTCTCGGGTCAGCGTCACCTAAGAATTAATCCGCACGGGTGAGGCTTTTCAGGATGGTGATGCAGCGAGACTCGCTTGCATCAGAGCAATATGTGCGGTCCGAACTGACGCGACATTCAGTACGCGATTGACGCACGCGCAACGAATGAGCGACCAGTGTTATAGTTCACCGCCCGTCCGATTGTCTTTCCACGATGTAATCGTCGTGGTTAATGGTCTTTTGGTTTTATCTTCATCGCCGGAGCCGGGAATGGCGCGAGATACCGGACGCCATGTTCGGCAGCGCAGATAGGAAGAATCGGATGGGCACTCTCAATATCACTTCACTTCTCGACGAGTCGGTTCAACCGCCGCTCATCTCTCCCTTCCTGTTGTTGCGGAGCGTCGAGGATCTTTGTAGCTTCCTCGATATCTCGCACAGGCGGCTGAATTTTCTTCTTTATGTCTTGACGCCCGGCGATAGATATCGCAGCTATGAGCTCAAGAAGAAAAAATCGAGTGGCACGAGAACAATCAAAAGCCCTATCAAACCGCTGAAGGAAATTCAACGCCGCTTGGCCAATGAGCTGTCAGCGGTTTATAAGACCCCGCTTAATGTCTATGGCTACGTCAAGCACCGCGATGTTGTCGACAAGGCAAAGCAGCACGTCGGACAACGTTGGGTTGCACGCATCGACCTTGAGAATTTCTTCGGTACATTTAATTTTGGCCGTGTGCGCGGCATGTTCCGGGCTAAGCCGTTCAATTTCCCAGACAGCCTCGCTACCGTTCTTGCACAGATTTGTGTCGACACGAACGAACTGCCGCAGGGGGCACCGACCTCGCCAATTATCTCCAATATCCTGTTCTGGCGACTCGACGCTCGTCTTCGTCGACTTGCTCGTGAACATCGATGTGTCTACACCAGATACGCAGACGACTTGGTTTTCTCGACGAACAAGCGGCACATGAGCTCGGGAATTTGCACCGTTCTTGACGAGTTGTCGGAGACGCCTACGATTCGGGTGGGCGAGACGCTTCGAAAAGAAATTGAGGGCGAAGGTTTTAAGGTTAGCGACAGTAAGACACGGCTCTTTGGGCGCACCGCGCGGCAGCAGGTCACCGGATTGACGGTCAACGAGAAGGTGAACCTAGGACGGGAGTACGTCAAGGAGTTGAGGGCAATCCTGTACGCTTGCCGAAAATTCGGTGTTGAGGCCGCGAAAGAGAGGTTCATGGCGTCGCACTATGGAAAAAATGTTCCGCCGGGAAAAGCTGCTCCAGCCTTTGCCGAAATCATCAGAGGCCGAGTCATGTACGTTGGCCGGATTAAAGGGTACTCGAGTCGAGCGTTTCTGGCCTTGGCGCGAGGCATGCCGATACTAGATCCGAATTTCCGTGTTCCCGAAGAGCACGCCGCGCCGCGCGCCTACCTCTTTACCGAGGGGGTGACAGACTACCTGCACCTTGATGCTGCGCTAAAGCGATTCAGGAAAGCTGGCGAATTTGCCGATGTCACGGTTGAGTGGGACGATCACACGAAGCGCGAACAGATGGGTGATAAGCGTCTGCTACAGATATGCGACGACATTGCCAAAGGGCCCAAACAGGACCGGTTGTGCATATTCGTGTTCGATAGGGACGTCCCTGACACCATTACTAAGGCCGAGGCGCCAGATGGATCGCCGAAATTGCGCGGTAACGGCGTAGTCTCGATGTGCCTACCCGTTCCTAAGCATCGTGACCAATCGTCGCCAATGTGCATTGAACATCTCTACTCGGACGAGTTCCTGTATCAGTACGATGCTGACGGGCGAAGGCTCTTCGCGCGCGACGAATTCTTGCCAAGCGGCTTTCACAAGAGCGAGGACTTCCTATCCCGCCAGCCCAAGACATCTCTGATTGTCGACAGCGACGTTGTGCTCTCAGCAGGGGAGCGCCGAGGAACGAGCGTAGCACTATCGAAGCGCCAGTTTGCAATGTTTGTGAATCTGCAGACCGCGCCATTTTCCGAGCCGGATTTGTCCGGGTTTCGACCATTTTTTGAGGCGTTGCGTCAGCTCATGGAGGCGCACGAAGCGATTCAGGCTATGCCGGTTACACCTCCCGCAAATGACAGAGGGCAACGGGTACCACCACCAGGTACCGGCGCCGGCGCCACGCAGATTGAAGCTTGATTGCGCAAAGACGCCGACGTAGTGACTTGTCGGCTAGGGGGCGGCTGAAGACTTGGTCGAACGCTACCGAGCAGAGACCTGCCTCGCCCGAACCTTTGGTTGGACGCGACGCCGAAGCGGAAGTTGCGGTGTTCGAGCGCACTCTGGCCTTTGGGGACAACTTTCTCGCAAGGACACAGCCTCACCGCTTGTGCACCATGCAAGCAGCAGAATGTCGCCAAACTTGGCGAATCAATGAGCTCCGCCTGTTCATCCAAGCTGGGGCCTCGAATCGACAACAATTGTAGGATACGTGGTGATCGCGGAAAATCGCGTTCTAGGCAGCACATTGGTAGTTCCGAGGGCCATGCTAGCGGAATTTGAAGGCGCCGACTTTCATCAATGCCAGATTGCTGCCGTACATACGTCCTGCGGGCGAACCAACCGATTCAATGGATACACGGGAATTGTTATGGCCTCCTTCCTCGAAGAGAACATTAAGACGCTCGTGCATTTGCGGCGACGTCTTCATGAAGACAATATGCTGGCTCTCTGTTTCGGCGCCGGTGTAAGCGTCAACTTCGGGTTTCCTCTATGGGGAAAGCTTGTCGAAGAAATTGGAGCCCACCCCGACGTCGACGGCAAACATTTGACCGAAACGTCGGAAGGGTTGGCGATTCAGGCGCAATTGCTATATCAACGGTTCCGCGAAAACAAGGTCGAAGCTGCACGTGCAGCTGGCGAAAACATTGCTGACGCCAAGCGTATGGCCGCGTCCCAATGGTTGCATATTGTGCACCAGTGCTTGTATAGGAAGGCGACAGTCGACGACAAGGGGCTTAAAGATCATCCGTACCTGTGGGATCTGTTGCCGTTGGTCAAGAAATCGGCCATGACCATCAACTACAACTTTGACGATAGTGTGGAGCGACTGCTTTATCTCTTCAACGCCGAGAACAACGTAGGTGGGGATGACAGAGGATTCGAAGTTGTCTGGAAACCATCGGTCCAGTTCAGGCGACAAAAAGGGGTCATCTATCACCCGAACGGGTTTCTGCCACATCGCTTGTCGGATGGCTTCAGCGACGACATTGTTTTTATGGAGCAGGAGTTCGCAGACCAGTTAATCGATGTCGCTGATGGTCACTACGCGTCTTTGCTGAATCATTTCTCTAAGCAGACCGTAGTCTTTATGGGGCTGTCTGTAAGCGACAGCTCGTTGAAACATGTGCTGAGAACATCTGCCCGTAACAATCCTGGCCATTTCCACTACGTCGTGCACTATTGCCACGAGAAGAAGCCCGACGCTGCTTATCAAAAGGCCCTAAGTGAGGCGAATTTTTCGCTGTACAACCTGGTTACGCTATTTTTTACGGCAGATGAGATTAAGGAGTTTTCTAAGTTGCTGGTCGCAGAACGGGAGGCGTTTGCTGAGCGTTGCGACAATGAGCCGAATGGCGTAAAGACGAGATTTCGTTACTACCTTACCGGACCAGTTGGCGCAGGCAAGTCGACCATGCTTGAGTACATTCGTTGCCTCGATACCTTCGACGAGTGGGTTGACCGTAAAACTCCGCTGTTGGTGATACCGCAGGAAGAGTTGACGGACGCCCAGCGCGCCGAGGTAGATGATTGGATCAATTTGCAGTTTCGAAAGAAGAACCGTCGCATCAGCGAAGTCCGGCAAGGAATCTCGCTGATTGATCGAAGTCCAATCGATCCGCTATATTTCGCGACAGATGAGAATGCAAAACGCATTCGTGCAAAGGAACTGATTACTGCGATGGTCCCTAGAGAGGGGAACGTTGCGAAAATTGCCCCGGGACATTTGATCATGCTTACTTGCGATGTAGGAGTATTGCAACCACGGTTGAGGGCACGGGAAAAGCGCTACTCGCTTGAGCAACTCAACGCACATCAGACGAAGGTCGATGCACAGTGGCGTAACTGTGCGTCTGTGACGCATATCGATACAACGCACATGACAGTGCCCGAAGTTGTCAAGCGCGTACTCGAGATTATTCTTTTTGAGAATTACGATGAAATTTCCTTTCAAGAAATCTGCCAAGAAACCGGCGGGGAGGCCGAAGTTCTACCTCGCGGCCCCGTTGTTCAGTCCAATGGAGCGTGAGCTAAACACTAGTCTCACTGCATTGCTCGAGCGCGTTGGCGATGTGTATCTACCCCAGCGGGATGGTTTGTTGGTGGAATCTCTGAGGGAGCAGGGGGATCACGATGAAAAAGCCATATGTGAAGCCGTCTTCGCCAAGGATATCGAAGCCATCAGCGATGCGGATGTAATTGTCGCCGTTCTTGACGGACGAGCATTGGACGAGGGCGTCTGCATTGAGCTTGGTTACGGCAAGGCACTTGGAGTGTTCATCGTCGGCTTCAAGAGCGACATAAGGACCGCTTTACCTTGGGGGCACAATCCCATGGTGAGTGGTTGCGTCGATGTCTGGGTCTCCTCCAATCACGAGCTCAGTGAATGGATCGCGACCGCGTGTAAACCGTGAGATTAGGTTCGCAAAGTCGACACGTGTAGGTGCGGGGCCGTCTCGTTTGAGTGCGACGGTAGAAAGGCTACTGCGCTTGGTGTAGACATGGAGGTTCCGGGAAAGGCGATCAACTCCCGATTGTCGAGCGCGGACTGGACTACATTTTCGAAGGGCCCAAGCCCTTTATTGACAGGGACCGGTGAGGCCGGGTTGTGTTTCCTGATCTGATGCTCGGGGCGTTGACCGCCTCGGTGGACAACATGGGCTTACTTTTGCATTCATCGCGCTGACGAGCCCTTTGCTCAAGAGGATCAAAAGTCGAATTATTCTGCTCCGGTCATCTTGAGGCCTGATCGTGGATACTTAAAGTCAGGGCGCACGCTGCAATTTTGCTGTTGTGAGCACGGCGGCCGCCAACACGTCCATGTCGACAGCGCTGTCGAGCAGATAGCAGGATTTCTCAAGCAACAATCCGTACTGCGTTGCCAGTGACACTTGTGTTTGTACGTGCATGGCAAGCTCAAATTCGGTTGGCAATGGGCGTCCAGCGGGATTGGTCCGGATCCGGTCGGCCAACACCTGAGGGCTCGCGTAAAGGCAGATAAAAGTGTCAGCGTCGAGACGCTTTAAGTTATTGACCGAAAACGGTGTTACCCGAAAACCGTATTCTTCCTTTGTGACGGGATGGCTATCAATGATGACATCGCGAGTTGGGCGACTCGCTTCTACCTCATTAATCAACCACTCATCGACTTCCGCGACGTCACCCCTTGTAACTACCAGCGCAGACTGCTTCCTTATGCCGTCTTCGGCGAACTGAAGGCCGTGTTTGCGTTCGATATAGTCGCGTAGTAACGTACTGTAGGACAGTACCCGCAAGTCAGGTACGAGTTGGGCGACGCGCTGGCACAGGGTCGATTTTCCGGTCGCGGGCGCACCAGTTAAATAGACGACTTTTCCCATTTCGTCGCTCTCATTGCCTGACTGCTGCCTGTGGTGAACTTGCGCCTTGCAAATGTGCTGTCCACGCACAAATGCCACGCCTTTCCTTCGGCCTTTGACTAGGCGAAGGCCGCTGCATTGCGCATGGAATTGAAAAGCGAAGTCGAGCCGTCGTTCGTCTGAAAATCAAAAAGGTCGGGGGTAACTCCGACTGTGCGCGCAACAACGGGCTTGCTTCGGAGGCGCTTCACTAGGCGAACCCAGCCGTCAAAGTCGCCATCTCGCGACGCGGCGCCGACCTCCGCCACGTCCCGCCGCTTCAAGAGAGTGGGCTGTGCCAGTCTGACAAAATAAGGAGCCTCGAGTTCCGCTGCAAATGCGACGGGATAACTCTTGCCCGACGCAGGTTCGCCAGCCGGTGCGCAGGCGACAACTGCTGTGACTTGGGACGCACCCAGGCCCTTGCCTGTACCGACGTTCGTCAACCGATAGGGATGGACCTCGAGCTCACTATCAGTTGCAAGCTCGTCAAGCGATGAGCAGACGAGTGCGTAATGGGATTGCTTGCGTTTGCCTGACGGCAGTCGCGCTCGGCTTGTCACGAACGTGTGGGCCGGAAGCGAGCGGACCTGGCCGTTGTTGTCGAGCCAGCCATTCCACAGGACGACCTCACCAGGTTCGACGTCAATTGCTTTGGGTTTGCTCGGCATCGGCGAAAAAATCGCCATGAGCGAACCGACGAGGTTGGCCGCCGTTTCCGGATTGTCACCAAGGGACTGTCCGATTCCCCAAAGGAAGCGACCGCCTCCCAATCTGCGCTCCCATTCCTTTCGCAGAATGATCGTTGCCAAGGTCTCGCCAGACTCGGTGCCCATTTTGGTCCAGCAGAACGCGGGCGGTAGGTGTTTCAGTGTCATCGGCTTCCCCAAGATGGCGAAATCATAACAGATATGGTCGCCAATTCATTATGAGTTAATGTATAGGTATAATGTATGAAATGGAAGATCTTGAACTCGACCTAAGGGTGCGCGAATTAATGAGCCGGCTCATGGCAGATCCGCGATCGGCCAATGAGATCGCGCGATTGGCGGGAGTGAGCCAGCCGACTGTTTCGCGTTTCCGGTTGGTCAAAGGTCGGCGGATTCGGGGAAGCGCGTCATTCAATAAGCTATGCAGTTTCTATGGTGTACATGGCGAATCGCTGGGTCGCCGTGCCACCGCATACAATGAGCTGCTACGCGACGCTATCGTGGATGCTTGGGATGGTTCTGAGGAGCACGGACAGGCACTTCTTGTAGTAATAGAAGGGCTGAAGGGTCTGAAAGGCAAGCCTGACATGAACAGAGGAGGTGCACGTGGCCGTAGCCAAGCAGATTGAGAGGATATTCGGGTCGCTCGAAGCGGCTGGGTTCCCTCGTGCCTTCCAAAAAACGCTGCTGCCTGAGTGGGTGACCGCCGACGTACTTTCCGATGAAGCTGCTTCTTCGGAAGTCGCTGCAATCCTGGCTAAGCGACTTGGCTTGCGGGCCAGTCCGTTGTTCAATCAGGCGCCGAATGTAGAAAGCCTGCGACGACGCGATACCAAGTACAAACGCTCGATTCCTAGTCGTCACAAGAACCTCTTCGCTGCTACGTCCGTCGCTGCGAGCATCGCAGAGTCTATTTCTGCTGCTTGCGGGAGGCCTTTTGTGTCGCTGCCGGCGGATGCTGGTGAATTGCGCCGACATATACTGGAGTCTTTCAAGGGATACTGGGTGGGACTCAGGAATCTGTTGATGACCTGCTGGGCGTCAGGCATTCCAGTTGTTTACCTGGCCGAGTTGGGCAATGGTGTGTCCAAGATGGATGGGATGGTTGTTCACACCGCTGGTCGCCCCGTCATCGTGCTTTCAAAGGGCTCAGACCTTTGGGCCTGGCAACTTTTCATCCTCGCGCACGAGGTTGCGCATATTGCGCTGGGGCACGTTTGTCCCGATGAAATCCTCATCGATGAAGAGCTCGGCGTGGATTCGTACGCGTTGGAGGACGAGGACGACGAGGAACGCGCGGCCGATACGTTTGCAATTGAACTCCTCAATGGCCGACGCGACGCAACCTATACCACGTCCGATGCAGCAGTCAATGGCGCGGAGCTCGCTGACGCCGCATTCACATTTGGGAAAAAAAACCGCATCGATCCCGGTCACATTGCGCTGAACTACGCGCACAAGTCCGGAGACTGGAAGACGGGAGTCGCTGCGGCGAGGCGACTGCAGGGACAAAACCCGCCAGCTCAAGACGTAATTAATCAGGCGATGTGGGAGAACATTCTTCCGGAAACGCTACCGGAGGACACTCTCGAGTTTTTGCGCAGGGTAACGGGCTCATTGGAAGACTGAATTCCATGCGCGTCCTGATAGATAACGATGCGTTGTTGAAGCTGGCGCGATACGATCTCTTGGCGCCTACGCTAGAAGTGCTGGGCGTTCAACCGCATGCTGTCGAGGTGCTTGTCGCCGCGCCGTACGTCTTGCTGCCGGGGAAGGAACGGCTTAAGCGGTGCAAAGATGAGGACAGTGCTCGACGTATTGAGGCGTTTCTTGGCGGCGTTGGTCGTATAGACGCTCAGACAGCTGACGCGGACCTGCTTGACACACTAACTGGTCAACCAAACATTGACGCGGGCGAAGCGTTGCTACTCGCTTCGGCGGCAACACACGTTGACACATTAATTGTCACGGGTGACAAGCGAGCCCTAGCGGCGCTTTGTACTGACGATTCGCTGGCGATTGTGCGAGACGCGCTCGATGGACGGGTCGTTACGCTTGAAATCCTGTTCGCCATGCTGTCGAGCAATGGGCTGAAAGCGGTGCAGGATAAGGTGCGGCTGAAGCCCGATGTCGACAAAGCGCTAACGTACGCCTTTGGGGTATCTGCTCCAGCTGATCCACAGTCCGTCTTCGAGGCGTTGCGCTCATATATAGGTAGCCTGCGCGAGGCCACCGGCCAGCTGCTATATGCCCTGCCGCCTTAGTTCCTGACAATAACGGCGAAGGGAGCCTTCACCCTCGCGACTAGGCCAATATGCTTAATTATTCGCTCGTCGGGCGCAATAGGAACGTCGCGCGGAGCGTATAAGAAACACCCCTTATCCGACTGGCCGACCAGATACCGGTCTCCTTTCTTGCCGCGACTAGGTCCAACACCCACTTCGAGTTCCCCAAGGTCGACATCAAATTCCTCCACCTCGAGCTTGTCCAGTACCAGCGCGTATCTGGAGCCTCGTACTTCGATTCCCTTTGGTATGGGCTTCCAGTCCACACCATCATCGGAGTACTCCTTTGCAATCTCTGGCGGTGCGGCATGCTTAGAGTTCATCTTCTGCATTATGATTAGAACCTCATTACCGGCCTGTTCGACCTGTTTTGCGAACGGTTGAACCATCGTTATAGGATGGCAAGTGCTGCCGCCGTATCCCCAAAAAATTGAGCCCGCCTCCTCATATTCACGCTGCTTGCGCGAGACGATATCATCGATGGTCTCCCGGGCATGAAGCCCGACCTTCATGTAGATCAGCCCAGCTCCCTTCCTTGAGTCAAGCATTCTTCACCTCCAGCGCATCAAGCAGATAGAGTTGTTCCGGCTCCTTGTCGGGATTTAGGCTGACGCGCTCGCGTATATACCGGTATCTCAACGGCGAGCTTTTCCCATAGAAGTTAGCGAGTCTTGCCGAAGTCAAAGGAAGCGACTCAGCGGCCATGCATGTTGAATCAATCCGTCGGAACAGGCATGAGCACGACCGAAGGTCTGGAGCGTCGTCCAGATGATATAGGTGAAGTTGCGGCAGCATCTCGGCAACGACATATCCGAGTTCGATCGCTCCAACTTGAGTATCGCGGAGGACCTCTTGTGTCCAAGGAAGGTCAGGATCATCCGCAATTACCACTATTGCCAGACTCCTGTCACGGGTGGCCTCGCTTCCTCGCTCAAAGAATGCCCGAACGCTCTGCCCTCCATTGCTAGCTCCCCACGGCGGATTTATGTGGAACCCGTCATAGGCGCCAAAATGCTTTGCAGGCAGTGGGTCTGCAACGTTGTAAAGTTCGGCGGAGATCTTGACTTTAGCTTGAAGCTTTTCGCCAAAGCGCTGGACCGAGTTCACGATCCTCTCATCGAAGTCCAGAAGTGTGATGGAGCTGGGACCGTAGCCAATCACGCCTTGCGCTTTCAGATGAGCGGCGGACAGCGCGATACCGTCGCCGTCGCCGACGAAGACAACGTCCTTTTCGTTGAACACGCGTGCGACATACTCTGCTTGGATCACCATGTCGGCGACCTTCATGTATATCTGATCGAATTCCCGTAACGGAGGAGGGCGATTCTGAACCACGTCGGAAATGGCGTTAATGGCATTGCGCAAGTCAAATTCCATCGAAGCTCCCGGTGATCCGGCGCGACTGCTACAAATCCCGGTGTCGCGGCGGACTTGTTATTGTCTTAGCCACAATCGATACGGTTCTGGCCGGTCCGATGCGGCGGAACTCAGTTTAAATCAAATCAGACCATACTACGGTTGAAATCGCACGCCGTCCTTATATCGATCGAATGCCCCAGGCGGCATCGCGGCCCGACGAGGCTACGACTCTAACCAATCCGAGGATCAGCAGTTTCGTCGGGCGGCTATGGGAAGGCGTGGCATCCGTCAAACAGATGATCAACGGGATCTTGGGACTGCAAGGCGGACGATTAGGTCGCGGTTAGCAAGCGTTGTCTGTCGTTGCAGCAGATAATTCTGCTTGGGCGCAACAGCGTTATAGCGGGGCCACTCGGGTTCCAGCGCGGACGTGCGTTG from Paraburkholderia phytofirmans OLGA172 encodes the following:
- a CDS encoding H-NS family nucleoid-associated regulatory protein; this translates as MSKYSELSKQLEELDRRIEEAKRNEYGPALEEVRATIAAFGFSPVEVFGQSRGGTARSKRGTKAGKRGTQERRSRSTKSESADSRQTQIEFA
- a CDS encoding reverse transcriptase domain-containing protein — translated: MGTLNITSLLDESVQPPLISPFLLLRSVEDLCSFLDISHRRLNFLLYVLTPGDRYRSYELKKKKSSGTRTIKSPIKPLKEIQRRLANELSAVYKTPLNVYGYVKHRDVVDKAKQHVGQRWVARIDLENFFGTFNFGRVRGMFRAKPFNFPDSLATVLAQICVDTNELPQGAPTSPIISNILFWRLDARLRRLAREHRCVYTRYADDLVFSTNKRHMSSGICTVLDELSETPTIRVGETLRKEIEGEGFKVSDSKTRLFGRTARQQVTGLTVNEKVNLGREYVKELRAILYACRKFGVEAAKERFMASHYGKNVPPGKAAPAFAEIIRGRVMYVGRIKGYSSRAFLALARGMPILDPNFRVPEEHAAPRAYLFTEGVTDYLHLDAALKRFRKAGEFADVTVEWDDHTKREQMGDKRLLQICDDIAKGPKQDRLCIFVFDRDVPDTITKAEAPDGSPKLRGNGVVSMCLPVPKHRDQSSPMCIEHLYSDEFLYQYDADGRRLFARDEFLPSGFHKSEDFLSRQPKTSLIVDSDVVLSAGERRGTSVALSKRQFAMFVNLQTAPFSEPDLSGFRPFFEALRQLMEAHEAIQAMPVTPPANDRGQRVPPPGTGAGATQIEA
- a CDS encoding SIR2 family protein; translated protein: MIAENRVLGSTLVVPRAMLAEFEGADFHQCQIAAVHTSCGRTNRFNGYTGIVMASFLEENIKTLVHLRRRLHEDNMLALCFGAGVSVNFGFPLWGKLVEEIGAHPDVDGKHLTETSEGLAIQAQLLYQRFRENKVEAARAAGENIADAKRMAASQWLHIVHQCLYRKATVDDKGLKDHPYLWDLLPLVKKSAMTINYNFDDSVERLLYLFNAENNVGGDDRGFEVVWKPSVQFRRQKGVIYHPNGFLPHRLSDGFSDDIVFMEQEFADQLIDVADGHYASLLNHFSKQTVVFMGLSVSDSSLKHVLRTSARNNPGHFHYVVHYCHEKKPDAAYQKALSEANFSLYNLVTLFFTADEIKEFSKLLVAEREAFAERCDNEPNGVKTRFRYYLTGPVGAGKSTMLEYIRCLDTFDEWVDRKTPLLVIPQEELTDAQRAEVDDWINLQFRKKNRRISEVRQGISLIDRSPIDPLYFATDENAKRIRAKELITAMVPREGNVAKIAPGHLIMLTCDVGVLQPRLRAREKRYSLEQLNAHQTKVDAQWRNCASVTHIDTTHMTVPEVVKRVLEIILFENYDEISFQEICQETGGEAEVLPRGPVVQSNGA
- a CDS encoding nucleoside 2-deoxyribosyltransferase; the encoded protein is MERELNTSLTALLERVGDVYLPQRDGLLVESLREQGDHDEKAICEAVFAKDIEAISDADVIVAVLDGRALDEGVCIELGYGKALGVFIVGFKSDIRTALPWGHNPMVSGCVDVWVSSNHELSEWIATACKP
- a CDS encoding ATP-binding protein gives rise to the protein MGKVVYLTGAPATGKSTLCQRVAQLVPDLRVLSYSTLLRDYIERKHGLQFAEDGIRKQSALVVTRGDVAEVDEWLINEVEASRPTRDVIIDSHPVTKEEYGFRVTPFSVNNLKRLDADTFICLYASPQVLADRIRTNPAGRPLPTEFELAMHVQTQVSLATQYGLLLEKSCYLLDSAVDMDVLAAAVLTTAKLQRAP
- a CDS encoding DNA-binding protein → MEDLELDLRVRELMSRLMADPRSANEIARLAGVSQPTVSRFRLVKGRRIRGSASFNKLCSFYGVHGESLGRRATAYNELLRDAIVDAWDGSEEHGQALLVVIEGLKGLKGKPDMNRGGARGRSQAD
- a CDS encoding ImmA/IrrE family metallo-endopeptidase, producing MAVAKQIERIFGSLEAAGFPRAFQKTLLPEWVTADVLSDEAASSEVAAILAKRLGLRASPLFNQAPNVESLRRRDTKYKRSIPSRHKNLFAATSVAASIAESISAACGRPFVSLPADAGELRRHILESFKGYWVGLRNLLMTCWASGIPVVYLAELGNGVSKMDGMVVHTAGRPVIVLSKGSDLWAWQLFILAHEVAHIALGHVCPDEILIDEELGVDSYALEDEDDEERAADTFAIELLNGRRDATYTTSDAAVNGAELADAAFTFGKKNRIDPGHIALNYAHKSGDWKTGVAAARRLQGQNPPAQDVINQAMWENILPETLPEDTLEFLRRVTGSLED
- a CDS encoding bis-aminopropyl spermidine synthase family protein produces the protein MEFDLRNAINAISDVVQNRPPPLREFDQIYMKVADMVIQAEYVARVFNEKDVVFVGDGDGIALSAAHLKAQGVIGYGPSSITLLDFDERIVNSVQRFGEKLQAKVKISAELYNVADPLPAKHFGAYDGFHINPPWGASNGGQSVRAFFERGSEATRDRSLAIVVIADDPDLPWTQEVLRDTQVGAIELGYVVAEMLPQLHLYHLDDAPDLRSCSCLFRRIDSTCMAAESLPLTSARLANFYGKSSPLRYRYIRERVSLNPDKEPEQLYLLDALEVKNA